CTCGTATAACCCGTTATCTCCTCGAAGGCCCTGTTGGCGTAAACGAAAACACCGTCCTGAACAATCGCCACAGGTGCGACTGACTCCTCAATCAGCGACCTGTGGAACTCCTCGCTCTCTTTCAGCCTGGCCTGAAGCATTTTGTTGGCTGTAATGTCTATCCAGTTTCCCACACCAAATCTTTTTCCCTCAATCTCTACCGGAACGATAAAGCCCCAGACCCACCTCACCTTTCCGTCTTTCGTGATGTACCTGTTTTCCATGAAGACCTTCTCCCCTTTCAGCCCTTTTAAGTAGTTCTGGATAATCATTTCGTGTTCTTCCTCAGGAGCAAGCCTGAATACTCCAATTCTGTAAATTTCATCCTTTGAGTAGCCCGTAAACGTTTCAACGATTTTATTTACATATCTTATTTTTAAATCCTCATCAACAACGAACACTCCCACCAGGGAATTCTCCACAACTTCTTTCCAGAATCCAGAGTTATTAATCACAATACTATTCATGATTATTACTACAATTATGAGATATATTAAGGTTTCCACATTGGATCCACAACCCAAAAATTTTTCACCAGAGTGCAGATTTTGCTGCATGCAGAACGAGCTGCTGTGGTTCGCTCTACTGTTTGCAAGCTTTGTGGGGATAATCCTAGCCTACAGACTTTTCGGTCGAACAGGGCTTTACGCATGGACGGCAATGGCAATTATTCTGGCTAACATTCAGGTTATGAAGACGATAAGGTTCTTTGGGCTCGTTACGGCGATGGGCAACATCGTTTACGGAACAACCTTCCTTGTCACTGACATCCTCTGCGAAAACTACGGGAAGAGAGAGGCCAAAAAGGCCGTAGAAGTAGGATTCTTCGTTCTCGTTGTGTTCACACTGCTTATGCAAATATGCCTTGCCTTCATTCCCCACGAGAGCGACACTTTAAGCCCTCACCTGGAGCAGATATTCGGAATAATGCCGAGAATAACTGTTGCCAGTCTCACAGCCTACTTGGTTTCTCAGCTCCACGACGTCTGGGCCTTTGACTTCTGGAAAAGGAGAACGAAGGGCAGATTCCTCTGGCTGAGAAACAACGCATCGACGATGGTTTCGCAGCTAATCGACAATGCAGTCTTCACGTGGATTGCCTTCGTTGGCTTCGGAGTTTTCTGGGAGCAGGTGTTTCCATGGGAGCTTATCGCTGAGATTTTCGTGACCTCATATATCATGAAGTTCATTGTTGCTGCCCTCGACACTCCGTTCGTTTACATCGCAAAAATGATTAAAAGCGAGGCTGATAGAGCCGAGGTTGTTTCAAAGGTCCATTGAAACCAATTTTTCTGCAAGCCCGTCGAAGACGAACTCCACAGCTATCGCAGCAAGGAATATGGCGAGTATTCTCG
The nucleotide sequence above comes from Archaeoglobus fulgidus DSM 4304. Encoded proteins:
- a CDS encoding queuosine precursor transporter, with product MQNELLWFALLFASFVGIILAYRLFGRTGLYAWTAMAIILANIQVMKTIRFFGLVTAMGNIVYGTTFLVTDILCENYGKREAKKAVEVGFFVLVVFTLLMQICLAFIPHESDTLSPHLEQIFGIMPRITVASLTAYLVSQLHDVWAFDFWKRRTKGRFLWLRNNASTMVSQLIDNAVFTWIAFVGFGVFWEQVFPWELIAEIFVTSYIMKFIVAALDTPFVYIAKMIKSEADRAEVVSKVH